In Colias croceus chromosome 19, ilColCroc2.1, the following are encoded in one genomic region:
- the LOC123700555 gene encoding centromere protein J — translation MDHSYSESDVSLSPTQILEKLEMLRHLQTMQRGKLLKQRLDYQNSTEISSSITEIVSHFSNSTTYNTFRSILQSSHDTSHEVSPRENFSALREDAPIRLNTDLPDKNDQYPTMDGVSALNLSQESEFIQNSPISSRSTTSMPPKTIGSQDNLNNNNNSINKKQISLDEMPILSPKKNFEELIVEKLKNEQPVSKPIQKIAPSQKKHFLKRGEGMARFGLRKNDLIIQNTKSLPWRRKSESIKPILKPKPEKILKKSIEAGKKVNVEIIVPEHNKSNPIPSKTVTKTTVQDSDAMNETHSTNLITKNKDDATTLSDLSNDNLKKSSLKNSKDKHPMLSQRGKTWQAVLTKEQDDFLRQLKQSDYYKNFASPSKSIDSEVSCCESISNAQNSKEIAEQNLFDLIENKVSHDSFSIENSFFNRFLRKNKLEYSGESTPLIMQKCLSENPNLMRIAPDLVKKNRNAISYSEDETCHSECTDCSETCCSEYTCCSCKSTPQINDKKKNNNQGVLIPNQKLRNQNENKNSKNDCQDDTITAKDTDIINANMAEMNAKLVATSELLKDRLRELEDEIETFRKENATINKMREEIDAERQKFYEEKAAFEQKFNEEKVLSEYYLAEEKEKLSKQKQMYERYVRDMRGRLNKKEKDEVTNLKTEISNLKEEIRVKDAKSTSIIARLRNQLKIMEKDKKALEDEVEKLKKENKRIQHSNEITRRLTNLKYLEQINKKLSNMTSRDTRSDVESDPNVKYKTFEIERQKEQKKPKGIRTRAKSVPNLNVTSKYAKYFSQKDSISDKEKGSLVETHTYSSDEDDRNNESLENLDKSYNECENNFETEDNYLEKMYNDRFKTISPPSKRSSGSNAIDTPDNGSINEDTNDFFIQKSNSVSSSKQSLSPHDTVSTSKNTSILSQRSNSKSLSVINDKKSYFSNPQNVTNSRNKSPISILSNHSSSSQRPATVIYKDTPYIDDRMIPSPEPTISKTSLTKTSLNPLETKLSDGSRELRFPNGNVKIISADGKYSKFIYYNGDVKENFYNEGRVKYYYAESKTYHTTHPDGLEVLEFPDGQVEKRYSDGSSEIRLPNGSIRYFDPKNDLVQEDWRFPDGTALTVSANGEKRIVFPNGQIEVHAKDHKRREFPDGTVKLVYNDGTSETRYASGRIRVKDKHGNLIMDSTSRVHMQNH, via the exons ATGGATCATTCTTATTCTGAAAGTGACGTCTCCTTATCGCCTACACAAATTTTAGAGAAACTTGAAATGTTGCGACACTTACAAACAATGCAACGCGGGAAACTTCTGAAACAGCGCTTAGACTACCAAAACTCGACTGAAATTTCTTCAAGTATTACCGAAATTGTAAGTCATTTTAGCAACAGTACTACTTATAATACGTTTAGAAGTATACTTCAGTCATCTCACGATACCTCGCACGAAGTCTCTCCGCGGGAAAACTTTTCTGCTCTGCGTGAAGATGCCCCGATTCGTCTTAACACTGATTTACCAGACAAAAATGACCAATATCCTACCATGGACGGGGTTTCAGCGCTAAATTTATCCCAAGAATCtgaatttatacaaaattcgCCAATATCAAGTCGCAGTACCACATCTATGCCACCGAAAACTATAGGATCACAGGATAatcttaataataacaataacagtataaataaaaaacaaatatccTTAGATGAGATGCCCATACTTTCTCCTAAGAAAAACTTTGAAGAGTTAATTGTTGAAAAGCTAAAAAATGAACAACCTGTCTCAAAGCCAATTCAAAAAATAGCTCCTTCAcaaaagaaacattttttaaagagAGGCGAAGGAATGGCACGTTTTGGTCTCCGTAAAAATGacttaattatacaaaatactaAATCTTTACCTTGGAGAAGAAAGTCAGAATCTATTAAACCTATTTTAAAACCTAAACCtgagaaaattttaaagaaaagtaTAGAAGCTGGTAAAAAAGTAAATGTGGAAATTATAGTTCCTGAACATAACAAAAGTAATCCAATCCCTAGTAAGActgtaacaaaaacaactgTGCAAGATTCTGATGCTATGAATGAGACACATAGCACTAACttgataacaaaaaataaagatgatGCTACCACTTTAAGTGATTTGtcaaatgataatttaaagaaaagtagtttaaaaaattctaaagATAAACATCCAATGTTGTCTCAAAGAGGAAAAACTTGGCAAGCGGTACTTACAAAAGAGCAAGATGATTTTCTCAGGCAGTTGAAACAAagtgattattataaaaactttgcCTCACCATCAAAAAGCATTGATTCTGAAGTTAGCTGTTGTGAGAGTATTTCGAATGCCCAAAACTCCAAAGAAATTGCTGAACaaaatttgtttgatttaattgaaaataaagtcTCACATGACAGTTTTAGTATTGAAAACTCGTTTTTTAATCGctttttaaggaaaaataaactaGAATATTCTGGTGAAAGTACCCCACTAATAATGCAGAAATGTTTATCAGAAAACCCAAATTTAATGAGAATCGCTCCAGATCTTGTAAAAAAGAACAGAAATGCTATATCATATAGTGAAGATGAAACATGTCATAGTGAATGCACTGATTGTAGTGAAACTTGTTGTTCTGAATACACATGCTGTTCATGCAAAAGTACACCCCAAATAaatgataagaaaaaaaacaataatcaaggAGTTTTAATACCCAATCAAAAACTAAGGAaccaaaatgaaaataaaaatagtaaaaatgaTTGTCAAGATGACACTATAACTGCAAAAGACACTGAcataataaatgcaaatatgGCAGAAATGAATGCCAAATTAGTTGCAACAAGTGAACTATTGAAAGACAGACTTCGTGAATTGGAAGATGAAATTGAAACATTTAGAAAAGAAAATGCtaccattaataaaatgagaGAGGAAATTGATGCAGAGCGTCAAAAGTTTTATGAAGAAAAAGCTGCTTTTGAGCAAAAGTTTAATGAAGAAAAAGTACTATCTGAATATTATTTAGCAGAGGAAAAGGAAAAactttcaaaacaaaaacaaatgtaTGAACGTTATGTAAGGGACATGAGAGGTAGGctcaataaaaaagaaaaagatgaAGTGACAAACTTAAAAActgaaataagtaatttaaaggAAGAGATAAGAGTTAAAGATGCGAAATCGACTTCTATTATAGCTAGATTACGTAACCAGTTAAAGATAATggaaaaagataaaaaagcaTTAGAAGATGAAGtagaaaagttaaaaaaagaaaataaaaggatACAGCATAGTAATGAAATAACGAGAAGATTAACAAATCTGAAGTATTTGGAACAGATCAATAAAAAACTTTCGAACATGACTTCTAGAGATACAAGATCTGATGTAGAATCAGATcctaatgtaaaatataaaacattcgaAATTGAGCGGCAAAAAGAACAGAAGAAACCTAAAGGAATACGAACACGGGCGAAAAGTGTACCCAATTTAAATGTGACTTCAAAGTATGCaaaatatttcagtcaaaAAGATTCGATAAGTGATAAAGAGAAAGGATCACTAGTTGAAACCCATACCTACAGCTCTGATGAAGATGATCGTAATAATGAATCTTTAGAAAATTTAGATAAGAGTTACAATGAATGTGAGAATAATTTTGAGACTGAAGATAATTATCTAGAAAAAATGTACAACGATAGGTTTAAAACAATTTCGCCACCCAGTAAGAGATCTAGTGGATCTAATGCAATAGACACTCCTGATAATGGGAGTATTAATGAAGATACAAATGATTTCTTTATACAGAAATCAAATTCTGTGTCTTCAAGTAAACAGTCTTTATCACCTCATGATACAGTGTccacttcaaaaaatacttcaatattAAGTCAAAGATCTAATTCAAAATCACTTTCTGTAATCAACGATAAGAAAAGTTATTTTTCGAATCCTCAAAATGTCACAAATTCAAGAAACAAATCTCCCATATCTATACTTAGTAATCATTCATCTAGTAGCCAAAGACCAGCAACTGTTATTTACAAGGATACTCCATATATTGATGACAGAATGATACCTAGCCCTGAACCTACTATTAGTAAAACaagtttaacaaaaacaagCTTAAATCCTCTAGAAACGAAATTATCGGATGGATCAAGAGAATTAAGGTTTCCAAATGgcaatgttaaaataatatctgcaGATGGAAAATAcagtaaatttatatattacaatggagatgtaaaagaaaatttctataatgAGGGTagagttaaatattattacgcTGAATCTAAAACATATCACACAACACACCCTGATGGATTAGAAGTACTTGAATTTCCAGa TGGCCAAGTTGAAAAGCGTTACAGCGATGGGTCGTCCGAAATTCGCTTGCCCAATGGTAGCATTAGATACTTTGACCCCAAAAATGACTTAGTTCAAGAAGATTGGCGATTTCCCGACGGGACTGCACTTACAGTGTCTGCTAATGGTGAAAAACGTATTGTATTTCCTAATGGACAGATTGAAGTCCATGCAAAAGATCATAAG cGCCGCGAGTTTCCCGACGGCACAGTGAAGTTAGTCTACAACGATGGAACATCGGAAACACGATATGCGTCGGGAAGAATCAGAGTTAAAGATAAACATGGAAATCTAATCATGGACTCTACGTCCAGGGTCCACATGCAAAATCACTAA